CGGAATCTTTGCTTCCCCAAGTGTGTTGAAGTACACATGGGTCATCCCTGCTTTCGCCTTATAGGTATATTTCTCAACCATATTCTCATGAGGCAAATGGCAATCCCCGCAGGCCAGACCGGCGTGATTGGAATCAGAGAATGAGTTGTGGACCTCTGTCATGATATGACAGCTTGAGCAGAATTCAGGTGAATCTGTATACGCAAGCGTTTTGACAGTGACGACAGAAACAATGATTCCAGCAAATACGCCAATGAATAACAGCATCTTTTTGTCTATTCCCAGTAGCTTTTTCAGCATTTCTTTCACCTCCCTTATAGCTGATCATTCAATCTACTAAAGGCTGCACTGCTAGGAGAATTCTACTGACAATGCAGCCATATTAAAACACGGATGTGCTTTAACCAAGGTTAAGGTGAAACTTTTTCCTTAATCAATCGGATCAAATCATCCTTCGTTGTTGGGCCCGAGAAACGTTCGACAATGACACCGTTCCTGTCGATGATGATTGTCTCAGGCTGGCCGATGACATTGTAATCCTTAGAAATATCTTCCTTCGTATCTAATAGATACGTAAGCTTTGAACCGCTTTCGGAAATGTATTTTTCCATCCGTTTCTTCGATTCGCCTTTAGCAAGGATCAATAACTTTGCTTCCTTGTACTCTTTGCCGAATGCTTCGAGTTCAGGTGCTTCATCGATGCAAGGTGCACACCATGTCGCGAAAAAATTCAGGACGACCGTCTGGCCTTTGAAATCGGAAAGTTTATAGGTATTGCCGTCAATATCCTGCAGCTCGAAGTCGATGGACTGATCACCTGGCTGGGCGGAAGCTTTCCCTCCGAGTCCGCTGACCAAAAAGCCGAGAATCCCAATGACGGCAGCGATGACGATGATTGGCCCAATCTTTTTGCCCATTTCTAATCACCACCTCATTAAAAATCTGAGTTCCATTCTTCCAGAAGTTCCAGCTCTTTCTTCAATTGCTTCTGGCGGCGTCCAAGCACGATTACGTACCCTGCGATCAACGTCCAAATAACTGAGTATCCCATGAATAAGTAAGTCATTTCAATTCCTCCTTAATGGTTAGCCTGCTAGTTTTTCAATTGCTTTTGACTTTGCCTTTTTGACGATATGCCTCATTTTTTCAATTTCTATTCCTTTTCGCATCAGGAAACCGTACAGCAAAGTGATCGTGAAAATCGAGAACAGCAGGGCGACAAGCATATCTGGCTCGATTCCGCCCCCTGACTGGTTTTTGCCTTCACCGAACACGACCGGATGCAGCTTTGTGTTCCACCAGCGGATTGCCATGAAGACAATCGGGACATTGATGACGCCAATGATGCCAAAAACGGCTGACAACCTGGCGATTTTCTCCATTGAACCATCCATTTTGCGGACGAACAGATACGCAACATAGATGAACCAAAGAATCAGGGTTGTCGCAAGACGCGGCTCCCATGTCCACCATGTATTCCAGCTGGATTTTCCCCAAATCATCCCGGTGATCAGTGTGATTGTTGTGAAAAGCACACCAATTTCAGCTGAGATTCCCGCATTGATATGATGCTGGAGTCTCGGTTTGATTAAAACCCTCACACTGTAGTAACCCACGACACCGAATGCGAGGAAAGCGACCCAGGCACTGCCAACATGAAAGTAGAATATCTTTTGTGTCTCGCCCATTACCTTTTCAACAGGCGACCAAATAAAAATTAGATATAGTGCAATGAAAAATGACGGAATTAAAGTGAACAGCAGCAGCCGGTCGATAATGCCAGTATTCTTTTTCATCAAGACCCCTCCATAATAAATTCGAATAAGAAAAAGCACGCGGCCAGGAACAATAAATCGTAAGCAGCCATCAATCTGATCCAGGACGATGCATCCGCAATCACTTCATTTTCCAGGATGATCCTCGTCGCCTGGACTCCGGCAATCAACAGCGGGCTTAAGAGCGGCAGCAGCAGTACCGGCAAAAGCATCTCGCTGTTCTTGGCGTTCGCCGAAAGTGCGGCCAGGAAAGTCCCAACGATGATGAAGCCGAGCGTGCCGATGATGACAACCAGGATGAACCAGCTTACCTTTCCAAAAAACCTGTAGTCGAAGAGCAGAAACAGAACTGGAATGCTGACAAGCTGTACTGCTGTAACGAGGATAAAGTTCGCTAAAACCTTGCCCAGATAGATGCTTGAAGGATCGATTGGCGCAGAACGCAGCCCTGTCAGCGCATCGTTTTCGTGTTCTGAAAGGAAGGAACGATTCAATCCAAGAATTCCCGAGAACACGGTGATCAGCCAGACAAGCCCAGGTATGACCGCTTTTACCATATTATTTGTCGGATCGAACGCAAAGCTGAAGATCAGTACCACTAGACTGGAGAAGATGACCATCATACCAATCGTCTGCTTTGTTTTGATCTCATTGCTCAGGTCTTTGCTGGCAATCGTCCATGCATCCTTAATGATTGAAATCATGTTTTCTTCACCTCAGCTTCGTACCAGCTTTTCATCTCGTCCAGACTGATTTCCTCCCCAAGAAGCTTGGTTGAGACAATCTTTCCTTTCTTCAGCAGAGCGGCCCTGTCAGCAAGTGCATGAACCTGCTCAAAATCATGCGAGATAATCAGCACCGACGTCCCGCTATCCCGTTTGCTTTTAATGATGCTATTAAGCAGCGCGACAGCCTCCTGGTCTAGGCCGGTATGCGGCTCATCGAGCATCAGGATATCCGGCTCGGGCAGCAGCACCCTTGCGATCGCCAGCCTTTGCATCATCCCTCTTGAAAAAGAGCGAATGGGCATATCGCGGAATAGATAGAGACCCACTTCCTTTAAGAGTGCATTGGATTTGCTTTCAAGATTTTTTACTTTGTATAGCTTGCCGTAGAATTTAAGGTTTTCAAGCGGGGACAAGTTGTTATAAAGAAAAGATTCATGACCCAGGAAGCCAATCCGCTGTTTTACCTGTGGTGAATTCTTCTTGATAAGCTCACCATCAAGGAAAATTTCCCCGCTCGTCGGCTGCAGGAGTCCGACTGTGCATTTAAAGAAGGTGCTCTTCCCTGCTCCATTCGGTCCAATCACTGCCAGGATCTCCCCTTTACCTAAAGAAAGGGTGATGTTTCTTAATACGAGCTTATCTCCCAGCATTTTGGTCATTTTCTTTAGTTCCAGCATGTTCCCCAACTCTTTCGTTAAGTGTATTGTTTCAGTTCTTTGTTTACCTGAGCGAGATGGCTCTGGTATTCATTTTTCATCTTGTTAAAATTCTCCTCGGTGATTTCCGCTTCTGCCAGCCTCGCTTCAAGTACGGCCAGTTCCCTTTCAATCACTTTTTTCCTATGAAGATGGTGTATGAATAACTGGTCTTCCTCACTGATAATTTTCTCGGAAGGAGCCTTCCGCTTTTGTACAAACCAGACAACACCAATGACAGCAGCAATAACAATCAGCAAGTAATGTGGATTCACCATATTAAACCCTGGAGTCGTCAGCCAGAATTTCACAAGCCATTCAGGGTGATAGGCTGGTGTCATAGTGATCACCCTTTCTGCTGGCGAAGCATCTTCAGCTCTCTAAGAATTTCCGCTTCTGCTTCTGCATCCTTTATTTTCTTTTTGTTCTCTGGGAGATGTTCCATCTTTCGTCCTTGGGTTTCTTCCTTTACCATTTCAGCGGCAAGCAGCTGGTAATTCTCTTTCAACTTTTCAAAATCCTCACGAGTAATTTTTTTCATTAAAAAGTCCATCTCCAACTCATTCACAGCACTGTATACCTGCTCAATCGTCAGCTTTTCACCCTCTGTCTCCGGTCCAGCAGCCGAGATCTCCCCTGCTGTGAAAAAAGGAGAAATGATGAAGTAAAAGCAAGTAATGATCACGAGTGAGCCTATTATTAAAAATACATAATCCATTTTGATCAGCTCCTAGAAAAGCTTCCGGCGCTCTTCGTCAAATGTTTTTGCAGCAATTTCCTTTTCTACTTCCGAGTTCCATGCTGCCTTTCTCTCAAGCTTTGATTCAGACTTCCTAACCGTCAATTTCCTGAGCCAGACACCGACAATCACACTGCCGATTCCCACTCCTGCCGCAGGCATTCCCCAGGCAATCCAGCCGCTTGTGCCGCCACCCGGAGTTCTCAAAGCTGCCTGCCCATATTCATCAACATAGGATTGGATGATTTCCGGTTCTGTTTTACCGCCGTTCAGCATCTCGACCACTTCATCGTAGTAAATCTTTTTTACCGAACAGGTGGACAATTCATGATCTGCATGGCCCTGCATATCAAGCTGGCCGATGATGTGCTTGAATTCCTTTGAGTTATAGGTGAAGGCTGTTGTCATGCCCGGAATGATGATGAGAAAAAGGATTGTCGTTATAAGAACTTTCCTGTTCACTTTTTCCACCCTCCCACTCTCGAAATGCCTTTATTGATTTGGTAGCGGAAGGTTGTCGGCCTGCCGCCTATGAGGGCGAATGCCGTGCCAATCACCATGATGATTCCGCCCATCCAGATCCAGCTTACAAACGGATTCACTTTAACCATGAACGTCACTTTGTCTTTGTTCTCCCATGAGCTTAATACCACGTATAAATCCTGGCTCCAGTTTGTCTTGATCGCTACCTCTGTTGATGGTTCGGGCCATGTTTCGTAAAAGATTTTTTCCGGTTTGATTTTGCCGATATCCTTGCCCTTATACGTCACATCAATATCGGCCACCACAATGCCATTGCCGTTTTTCGTATGCTCGGTCAGTTCATTGAATGTAAGAATGTAATCCCCGGTCTTGATGCTGTTGCCGGCATCCACCGTTTTCAGGATTTCTGTCGAGTAAGTGTGCGACGAAATGACACCTACCGCGATGATGGCAATCCCGATATGGACGATATAACCTCCATAGCGGCGCTGATTTTTCACCGTCAGCTTGAACGCTGCCTTCAAAATGTTTTCCTTCGTTGCTTTCCGACGGGCACTGATGCCTCTGACGAACTCCTGTAAATGTGTTCCAAACATGAAGCTTGTTGCCGATAGTCCGATAACCGCGTAAATTCCCTTGACGCCAAATGCGAACAGAATGATGGCAGTGGCAACACCCATTGCCATCGGCCAAAGCATGCTTTTCATGAACTTTTCAAACACCGCTTTCTGCCAGGCAATCAGCGGGCAGATTCCCATCAATACGATCAGCACCAGCAAGATCGGAGCCATTACTTTATTGAAATATGGTGCGCCAACATTGACTTTTGTTCCTGTAAAGGTTTCCGAAATGAGCGGATACATTGTTCCCCAGAAAACGGCGAAAGCGGCAGCAACTAGAATCAGGTTGTTCAGCAGGAAGCTGCTTTCCTTTGAAAAATAAGCCTCTATTGGACTGCTATCTTTCTTGATCAGTCCGTACCTTGTCATGACGATATATAGAGAAAACAGCATCATGAAAGCCATGAAAACAAGGAAGTAAGTACCCAGATTACTGTCGCCAAACGCATGGACACTTGTCAGGATTCCGCTCCTGACCAAGAAGGTTCCAAACAGTGTCAGGATGTAAGAAAGAATGATCAAGCTTACGTTCCAGGTCTTCAACATATTTTTCCGTTCCTGTATCATCACAGAGTGCAGGAATGCCGATACGGTCAGCCATGGCAGGAATGAAGCATTTTCAACTGGGTCCCATGCCCAGTAGCCGCCCCAACCAAGCTCAAGGTAAGCCCACCAGCCGCCAATCACATTTCCGAGAGTCAAAAACAGCCATGCCAGCAAGGTCCATCTTCTCGTCAGCTTGATCCACTCTGAATCCATTCGCTTCAGGATCAGAGCCGCAATTCCGAACGCGAATGGTACAGCCAGCCCGACATAACCCATATAGAGTGTGACAGGATGCAGGATCATGCCTGGATTTTGCAGCATAGGGTTTAGACCTTTTCCGTCAGCCGGAATTTTATCGGTCATTTCAAACGGGTTTACATTCAGCGCCATTACTGTGAAAAAGAACAGGATGTTGACCATCAGGATGCTGGAAACATAAGGCATCATCGGGTTCTTCTTTTCTTTTGAAAAAACGACCATTGCAGCGTACAGCGATAAAAGGAACGCCCATAGCAGAAGGGATCCGGCATTGCCAGCCCAGAAGGCTGTCAGCTTATAAGCCATCGAAAGGCTTTCATTCGTATAGGAAGCCACATATTTATATTGGAATTGGCTTGTTCCGAGCAAGTAGAGCAGCAGGAAGGATGCGACGCTTGCCACAAAAGCAAGTGATAGTACCGCACCTCTTGCACTTTCGAGCCACTTGCTGCTTTTCTTCTTAATCCCGACGATATTGGCGATGATTCCGTATAGTGAAATCACGATTCCAAGGTAGATTGAGATGTTCCCAATTAGATACATACAGATAACCACCAATCTGTTTTATTCCGACTTGTCATTTTTGTACATTTCCTTATGCATTTCGGTATCATAGTTCTCCATGTCTTCGCCTTCATATTTTGTCGGGCATTTCGTCTGGACTTTTTCTGCTTCGAATACTCCGTCCTTTTGGATAAAACCTTCC
This portion of the Mesobacillus sp. S13 genome encodes:
- a CDS encoding cytochrome c-type biogenesis protein CcmH yields the protein MNRKVLITTILFLIIIPGMTTAFTYNSKEFKHIIGQLDMQGHADHELSTCSVKKIYYDEVVEMLNGGKTEPEIIQSYVDEYGQAALRTPGGGTSGWIAWGMPAAGVGIGSVIVGVWLRKLTVRKSESKLERKAAWNSEVEKEIAAKTFDEERRKLF
- a CDS encoding CcmD family protein, producing MTYLFMGYSVIWTLIAGYVIVLGRRQKQLKKELELLEEWNSDF
- a CDS encoding heme lyase CcmF/NrfE family subunit, translating into MYLIGNISIYLGIVISLYGIIANIVGIKKKSSKWLESARGAVLSLAFVASVASFLLLYLLGTSQFQYKYVASYTNESLSMAYKLTAFWAGNAGSLLLWAFLLSLYAAMVVFSKEKKNPMMPYVSSILMVNILFFFTVMALNVNPFEMTDKIPADGKGLNPMLQNPGMILHPVTLYMGYVGLAVPFAFGIAALILKRMDSEWIKLTRRWTLLAWLFLTLGNVIGGWWAYLELGWGGYWAWDPVENASFLPWLTVSAFLHSVMIQERKNMLKTWNVSLIILSYILTLFGTFLVRSGILTSVHAFGDSNLGTYFLVFMAFMMLFSLYIVMTRYGLIKKDSSPIEAYFSKESSFLLNNLILVAAAFAVFWGTMYPLISETFTGTKVNVGAPYFNKVMAPILLVLIVLMGICPLIAWQKAVFEKFMKSMLWPMAMGVATAIILFAFGVKGIYAVIGLSATSFMFGTHLQEFVRGISARRKATKENILKAAFKLTVKNQRRYGGYIVHIGIAIIAVGVISSHTYSTEILKTVDAGNSIKTGDYILTFNELTEHTKNGNGIVVADIDVTYKGKDIGKIKPEKIFYETWPEPSTEVAIKTNWSQDLYVVLSSWENKDKVTFMVKVNPFVSWIWMGGIIMVIGTAFALIGGRPTTFRYQINKGISRVGGWKK
- a CDS encoding cytochrome c3 family protein, translated to MLKKLLGIDKKMLLFIGVFAGIIVSVVTVKTLAYTDSPEFCSSCHIMTEVHNSFSDSNHAGLACGDCHLPHENMVEKYTYKAKAGMTHVYFNTLGEAKIPKVLHATESSDEVINGNCISCHENTLENVSHDAKDSCSSCHQAVPHGKGFKTEDYFKPPKPGELLENKGGTMNNG
- a CDS encoding heme exporter protein CcmB; this translates as MISIIKDAWTIASKDLSNEIKTKQTIGMMVIFSSLVVLIFSFAFDPTNNMVKAVIPGLVWLITVFSGILGLNRSFLSEHENDALTGLRSAPIDPSSIYLGKVLANFILVTAVQLVSIPVLFLLFDYRFFGKVSWFILVVIIGTLGFIIVGTFLAALSANAKNSEMLLPVLLLPLLSPLLIAGVQATRIILENEVIADASSWIRLMAAYDLLFLAACFFLFEFIMEGS
- a CDS encoding TlpA family protein disulfide reductase, giving the protein MGKKIGPIIVIAAVIGILGFLVSGLGGKASAQPGDQSIDFELQDIDGNTYKLSDFKGQTVVLNFFATWCAPCIDEAPELEAFGKEYKEAKLLILAKGESKKRMEKYISESGSKLTYLLDTKEDISKDYNVIGQPETIIIDRNGVIVERFSGPTTKDDLIRLIKEKVSP
- the ccmA gene encoding heme ABC exporter ATP-binding protein CcmA, which codes for MLELKKMTKMLGDKLVLRNITLSLGKGEILAVIGPNGAGKSTFFKCTVGLLQPTSGEIFLDGELIKKNSPQVKQRIGFLGHESFLYNNLSPLENLKFYGKLYKVKNLESKSNALLKEVGLYLFRDMPIRSFSRGMMQRLAIARVLLPEPDILMLDEPHTGLDQEAVALLNSIIKSKRDSGTSVLIISHDFEQVHALADRAALLKKGKIVSTKLLGEEISLDEMKSWYEAEVKKT
- a CDS encoding gas vesicle protein GvpG → MTPAYHPEWLVKFWLTTPGFNMVNPHYLLIVIAAVIGVVWFVQKRKAPSEKIISEEDQLFIHHLHRKKVIERELAVLEARLAEAEITEENFNKMKNEYQSHLAQVNKELKQYT
- a CDS encoding cytochrome c biogenesis protein, producing the protein MKKNTGIIDRLLLFTLIPSFFIALYLIFIWSPVEKVMGETQKIFYFHVGSAWVAFLAFGVVGYYSVRVLIKPRLQHHINAGISAEIGVLFTTITLITGMIWGKSSWNTWWTWEPRLATTLILWFIYVAYLFVRKMDGSMEKIARLSAVFGIIGVINVPIVFMAIRWWNTKLHPVVFGEGKNQSGGGIEPDMLVALLFSIFTITLLYGFLMRKGIEIEKMRHIVKKAKSKAIEKLAG